From Desulfobacterales bacterium, the proteins below share one genomic window:
- the nadC gene encoding carboxylating nicotinate-nucleotide diphosphorylase → MENEDFSLAPYHLDQLIELAIIEDIGPGDITTAALPDRPSSGEGVILAKEPVVIAGLEAARRVFERIDPKVAFSALASDGDEAPAGQEIARVAGDFRSLLMAERIALNFLQRLSGIATHVRGYVRELAAKPVRLVDTRKTIPGWRALEKYAVRMGGAANHRMGLYDGILIKDNHIAAFGDIRTAVASARQAASHLLKVEIEVSSLNQVQEALAAGADVIMLDNMSDTDIRQAVSEIKGRASIEVSGRVSRSSLQSLADMGVDIISVGALIHAARFVDLSMRIQLSAPAES, encoded by the coding sequence ATGGAAAACGAAGACTTCAGCCTTGCCCCGTACCACCTGGATCAGCTGATTGAGCTTGCCATTATCGAGGACATCGGCCCGGGTGATATCACCACCGCCGCGCTGCCCGACCGCCCCTCAAGCGGCGAGGGGGTTATTCTTGCCAAGGAGCCGGTGGTCATCGCCGGGCTTGAGGCGGCGCGCCGGGTGTTTGAGCGCATTGATCCCAAGGTTGCTTTTTCCGCCCTCGCTTCAGATGGGGATGAAGCCCCTGCCGGGCAGGAGATTGCGCGGGTTGCGGGCGATTTTCGCTCATTGTTAATGGCCGAGCGGATTGCCCTTAATTTTCTGCAGCGGCTATCCGGCATCGCTACCCATGTGCGCGGCTATGTCCGGGAGCTTGCGGCAAAGCCGGTCCGGCTGGTGGATACCCGCAAGACTATTCCCGGGTGGCGGGCGCTTGAAAAATATGCGGTCCGCATGGGCGGGGCAGCCAATCACCGCATGGGGCTTTATGACGGCATCCTGATTAAGGACAACCATATTGCGGCATTCGGCGATATCCGCACTGCGGTGGCATCCGCCCGTCAAGCCGCATCCCACCTCTTAAAAGTTGAAATTGAGGTCTCAAGCCTTAACCAGGTTCAAGAAGCGCTTGCAGCGGGCGCGGATGTGATTATGCTGGATAATATGAGCGATACCGATATTCGGCAGGCGGTTTCTGAAATCAAGGGCCGTGCCTCAATAGAGGTTTCCGGCCGGGTGTCCCGCAGCAGCCTGCAATCCCTGGCTGATATGGGCGTTGATATCATTTCCGTTGGCGCCTTGATCCACGCCGCCCGGTTTGTTGACTTGAGCATGCGCATCCAGCTGTCGGCCCCGGCAGAATCTTAG
- a CDS encoding rhomboid family intramembrane serine protease has translation MIPIRDTVPSRNYPIVNNCLIGINVVIYFVQMAQGRQLTEFVYTYGLVPAKLTVPQIAAHFTPGQILFSLFSFMFLHGSFLHILGNMWSLYIFGDNVEDRLGSVYYLGFYLLAGIVSGLFHFFLNMTSTTPTIGASGAIAGVMGAYFILYPHSRILTLIPILIFPLFIEIPAFFFLGLWFFLQLFNATLGGGAMSGIAWWAHIGGFVFGVLALKALGIFPETKFGDTLRRASMQKKKSPRLQMIQPSGRGQDIDLYETIGITPYEAAAGARKTVNIPWGFYNRFYRVTIPPGIKDGNVLRLRGLGRQAPDGERGDLYLSVKIEQPFNQHR, from the coding sequence ATGATCCCCATTCGCGACACCGTTCCGTCCAGGAACTATCCGATCGTCAATAATTGCCTGATCGGGATCAATGTCGTGATTTACTTTGTCCAGATGGCCCAGGGACGCCAGCTCACCGAATTTGTCTACACTTACGGCCTGGTGCCGGCCAAACTCACGGTGCCCCAGATCGCTGCGCATTTTACGCCCGGCCAAATTCTTTTTTCCCTGTTTTCCTTTATGTTTTTGCACGGCAGTTTCCTGCATATTCTGGGCAATATGTGGTCTTTGTATATATTCGGCGACAATGTGGAGGATCGGCTGGGCTCGGTTTATTATCTGGGGTTTTATCTTCTGGCCGGCATTGTATCCGGATTGTTTCATTTTTTTCTCAACATGACCTCCACCACCCCCACTATCGGGGCGAGCGGGGCGATTGCCGGGGTCATGGGCGCATATTTTATTCTTTATCCCCACTCCCGGATTCTAACGCTTATCCCCATTCTCATTTTTCCATTGTTTATCGAGATTCCGGCGTTTTTCTTTCTGGGGCTCTGGTTTTTCCTGCAGCTTTTTAATGCCACACTGGGCGGGGGCGCGATGAGCGGCATTGCCTGGTGGGCCCACATCGGCGGTTTTGTTTTCGGGGTTCTCGCGTTAAAAGCTTTGGGGATCTTTCCGGAAACCAAGTTTGGAGATACCCTGCGGCGGGCCTCCATGCAGAAGAAAAAGTCGCCGCGGCTCCAGATGATCCAGCCGTCCGGTCGCGGCCAGGATATAGACCTTTATGAAACCATAGGCATTACACCCTATGAAGCGGCAGCCGGTGCGAGAAAAACCGTTAATATCCCATGGGGGTTTTATAACCGGTTCTATCGGGTCACTATTCCGCCGGGCATAAAGGATGGCAATGTGCTGCGGCTGCGGGGGCTGGGCAGGCAGGCACCGGACGGGGAGAGGGGGGATCTGTATTTAAGCGTAAAGATTGAACAGCCCTTTAATCAGCACCGGTAA
- a CDS encoding four helix bundle protein encodes MRLSIPYTANLFCIQIEIAIGIGIEKNMTLEHEKLDVYRLSIGYVAWVYEKADSLNEVHRPARDQWLRASQSIPLNIAEGNGKTAEADRRRYFEIARGSALECAAIQDVLVVGKALDKMESRNRKDELDRMAAMLSRLGGRGYQVREDQEVYSIDFDPDPDFDPDSEENESQP; translated from the coding sequence ATGCGTCTTTCAATCCCTTACACGGCTAATTTGTTCTGTATCCAAATCGAAATCGCTATCGGGATCGGGATCGAAAAAAATATGACCCTTGAACACGAAAAACTGGACGTCTATCGCCTTTCAATAGGCTACGTTGCATGGGTTTACGAGAAGGCCGACAGCCTGAACGAAGTCCATCGGCCCGCCCGGGATCAATGGCTTCGGGCCAGCCAGTCGATACCGCTCAATATCGCCGAAGGTAATGGCAAGACCGCGGAAGCCGACCGAAGGCGTTACTTCGAAATCGCTCGTGGCTCCGCGCTTGAGTGCGCGGCGATTCAAGATGTGCTGGTTGTCGGCAAGGCGCTGGACAAGATGGAAAGCCGGAACCGCAAGGATGAACTCGACCGTATGGCCGCGATGCTCAGCCGTCTCGGCGGAAGAGGATACCAAGTTCGAGAGGATCAGGAAGTCTACAGCATCGATTTCGATCCCGATCCCGATTTCGATCCCGATAGCGAAGAAAACGAATCCCAACCTTAG
- a CDS encoding diguanylate cyclase translates to MSARILIVDDDPAVRDSIHEFLTIMEYQAYAVGSAEEAMELLRSQHMDVIITDIIMDGMDGLELTRHIKGHYDSDIIVITGYTGDYTYEEAIYKGADDFVFKPIKFEELQLRLKRVLRERRLTQERALILEQLKELAITDDLTKLFNSRHFYNQIDQEVNRYHRYKRPFSILLIDVDHFKHFNDTYGHLEGDRILRRVARMITSCMRTMDTAYRYGGEEFTVLLPETACDAALTVAERIKEAVNTETLDHINDSKVTVSIGVTEYTDTDSVSDLVKRADRAMYIAKQNGRNRIAHLLPEQPPG, encoded by the coding sequence ATGTCGGCCAGAATTTTAATCGTTGATGATGATCCGGCGGTTAGGGATTCCATCCATGAGTTCCTGACCATCATGGAATATCAGGCATATGCCGTGGGCAGCGCGGAAGAGGCCATGGAGCTTCTCCGCAGCCAGCATATGGATGTTATTATCACCGACATCATCATGGACGGCATGGACGGACTGGAGCTGACCCGCCATATCAAGGGACACTATGACAGTGATATAATCGTCATCACCGGCTACACCGGTGACTACACCTATGAGGAAGCGATTTACAAGGGCGCGGATGATTTTGTTTTCAAGCCCATCAAGTTCGAGGAGCTTCAGCTGCGCTTAAAGCGCGTTTTGCGGGAACGCCGCCTGACCCAGGAGCGGGCCCTGATTCTTGAACAGTTAAAGGAACTGGCCATCACCGACGATCTGACCAAGCTGTTCAACTCCCGCCATTTCTACAATCAAATCGATCAGGAGGTCAATCGGTACCACCGCTATAAGCGGCCGTTCTCCATCCTGCTCATTGATGTGGACCACTTCAAACATTTCAATGATACTTACGGGCATCTGGAGGGAGACCGGATTCTCAGGCGGGTGGCGCGCATGATCACTTCATGCATGCGGACCATGGACACCGCCTATCGATACGGCGGCGAGGAGTTTACAGTCCTTCTGCCGGAAACCGCCTGCGATGCCGCCCTGACCGTGGCGGAACGGATCAAAGAAGCGGTTAATACGGAAACCCTTGATCATATCAATGATTCGAAAGTGACTGTCAGCATCGGGGTTACCGAGTATACGGATACGGATTCGGTTTCAGACCTGGTCAAACGGGCGGATCGCGCCATGTACATCGCCAAGCAGAATGGCCGCAACCGCATCGCCCATCTGCTGCCGGAACAGCCGCCCGGCTGA